aatagttaaagaagtgatctttaatgtaattatattttttttatcttttaaaaatattaaaaaatgtaaaataaattaaaatataaaaattttaaaatataccaGTGTAAGTcaagattattttaaaaatgagttttgttacatacaagtaaagtcgcgtactaatctgcgtaccaatattgattctttcatacttaaaatttaaattagtactgttttcaataaaatctattttttgatcaattataatagattgatgtatatattaatacccaattatatttataactagattttttctttaaaagtatACTCTCGAAATGGAGCCGCTCCTATTATAATACTCTGGAAATACGcgtttatgttaaaaaaaataaaaataaaaaataaaaaaatttaaaatatgctaGAGGTAAGGAGATCGTTGCTACTCACGCGGGAATATATTCGTTTCATGAGCAGGTAGGCAGGGTCCTGGAAGTCaagattattcaaaaaatatactcttgAAATGGAGCCACTCCCATTATAATACTCTTGAAGTAAGCGTTTATGGTGATTTTCCCACCTACTCTGCAAGTTGGCCGCTCGTTGGTCGTTTCGCAGAACCGAAAGCCAGAGGAATTTAATTACTGCATTAGTCTTTTTCCCCGTCTTCTTAATTAGTCTGAAAAATTTTTATTGCCTTAAAGTTTAAGCTTGTGAGTCTCCAATGGCGTCCACGAGCACTCAAacagcctcctcctcatcttcGCCGTCAGAGCATGGGTGGGAAAACGAGGTTTTCCTCAGTTTCTACGGCAAAGACACCCGCATGGGTTTTACGGACCATCTGTACGCCGATTTGACACGGAAAGGCATTATCGCCTTTAGAGATGATGAAAAACTTCAACGAGGAGAAAATATTTCTGAAGAACTCTTGAAAGCAGTACAAGAATCTTTGTACGCGATTGTCGTCATGTCAAGAAACTTCGCCTTTTCCAAATGGTGCTTGATGGAACTTGCCGAGATCGTCAAATGCATGGGAGAAAAGAGGCTGACAGTTTATCCCATATTCTACCATGTGGATCCCTCCGACGTACGAAATCAAACGGGAACTTTTGAAAAAGCTTTTTCTATGCATGAAGAAAGCCTAAAGGTTGACAAGGAAAAGATGCAAGCACGGAGAGATGCTTTGACAGCGGTGGGGAATATCTCCGGATGGCACTTGCATGATAGGTAACATATATTCTTTCATTATTTCACTAAGAATATCATAGATAACTTGGAAACCTTGGGAAAATACTAAATAGTAAACTTTGATTTTCTATTACCTATATAATCTCTGAAACATCTTTTTTGTATTCTATTGAGCTACAgcatcatctcattttatttaattgatctATCCCAACCTTTCAGTGCTAAGATTTGATACGATTAATGATCACTAATTCAATAGAGATGACAAAAAGGCTTCGCATCTTATAGTCAAGCAATGAAGAACTGATGAATTAAAAATGCTATTGGCAATTTGGAACCATCCGCAATTGACTGACATGACAAATCTTTTTAGCCTATATCATTCTCAAATTATTGACCCTTTATTGCTAAAAGAAACCGCATAGTTTCAGTTAGGAGTACCTTATTGGATTAACTATACAAATTAAACCTTAGTATGAACTAAAGAAGTCTCCATTTCTCTGCTGAATCATGCCAAACAGGGCTCTTTATTTAAAGTTTTGTTTCTTCATTATGACTATCACATGTACTCTTgcatcaaaattaattttccaATCTTTTCTACAGCTACGAATCACCACTTATCCAAGAAATCACCGAGAAGATATTTATTGGATTGAATTGTAGATTATCAAGTGAttattaaggaaaatattacaGATCTGTCACAGCTCCAATCAAGCAATAAATCAGCAGAAAATTAGTTTAGAGTAGATCAAGGAGTGTATTTGCTGTCAGTTTTTATTATCTGTGTAAATGCTTTATTTCCATAAACAGCATTTGTATATTTCCATAAGATAGATCGGTAGAACTTGTACTTAAAAACTGAATGTGAATAACAGATTGTGTGTTGcaaaatcaaaccaaaagcAGTGTGCTTCCTCTTTATGGTATCCACAGAGCCAGGTCTCTAACGAgattccttcatttttttttccaagtcaTGGCTGATATTTCCCAATCCTCTCCTTCCGAACCACAGATCATCACTATCAACCCAGCCACCACCATATTTGAAAAGCTTACCTCTGCAACTTTTCCACAATGGCGAGCTCAATTTGAAGCCCTGCTCATAGGTTACGACCTCATTGATTTTGTCACCGGACATCGTCCATGTCCAGCCATTGATGCAACCAACTCTGCTGCCTCTAAAGCTGCGTACTCCCACTGGGTGCGTCAAGATAAACTCCTCCTTCATGCCATTCTTGCTTCCACCTCCCCAACAATAACCCCCATTCTTGCCTCCTGTAAAACATCCCAGCAGGCCTGGTCTCTTCTCACTCGACTTTATGCTGGCAAATCTCGCACACGCGCTCTTCAACTCAAGGAAAATTTAACCTTGAGCACCCGTGGCAGTAATACTGTCACTGAATTTCTTCAGGCCATCAAGATGATTGCCGATGAACTTGCAATCATAGATCATCATGTTTCGGATGATGATCTAACACTTTACATTTTAAACGGCCTTGGACCCGAATTCCGTGAGATTGCAGCACCCATTCGTGCTCGGGAAACCTCAATGACATTTGAGGAAATTCATGACTTACTGGTTGGGCATGGAAATTATATCCGTCGACTGGAAGCCCAATCGGCAACTATGATTGCCACTGCAAATTACACTCAACGGAACGGAGGCTCTTCCGGAAATAATCGGTCTTCTTCTTCGCAGAAGCACTTCTCACCTGGAAACCAGGGACGTAATCAAACCAAAAGCAGTGTGCTTCCTCTTTAGTGATTACAAGAAACTTGTTGGAATAGACTCTAGCGTCAAGGAAATGATGAACTTACTTGGTATAGGGTTGGATGATGTTCGCTTTTTAGGAATTCATGGGATGAGTGGAATCGGCAAGACTACTCTGGCAAGAGTCATTTATGAAAGAGT
This genomic window from Carya illinoinensis cultivar Pawnee chromosome 7, C.illinoinensisPawnee_v1, whole genome shotgun sequence contains:
- the LOC122316337 gene encoding disease resistance protein RUN1-like, giving the protein MASTSTQTASSSSSPSEHGWENEVFLSFYGKDTRMGFTDHLYADLTRKGIIAFRDDEKLQRGENISEELLKAVQESLYAIVVMSRNFAFSKWCLMELAEIVKCMGEKRLTVYPIFYHVDPSDVRNQTGTFEKAFSMHEESLKVDKEKMQARRDALTAVGNISGWHLHDRLCVAKSNQKQCASSLWYPQSQIITINPATTIFEKLTSATFPQWRAQFEALLIGYDLIDFVTGHRPCPAIDATNSAASKAAYSHWVRQDKLLLHAILASTSPTITPILASCKTSQQAWSLLTRLYAGKSRTRALQLKENLTLSTRGSNTVTEFLQAIKMIADELAIIDHHVSDDDLTLYILNGLGPEFREIAAPIRARETSMTFEEIHDLLALPEIIGLLLRRSTSHLETRDVIKPKAVCFLFSDYKKLVGIDSSVKEMMNLLGIGLDDVRFLGIHGMSGIGKTTLARVIYERVSCQFKARSFITCGREETKNGGLVDLQKQLLSMITGEEINVWDDGDGINVIRKRLHKRKVFVILDDVDSEKQLEGLAGSHDWFGIGSRIIITRKDGHLLKRHVSGIYKVKELNEDEAWQLFSLSAFKKPHPTENYVDMSNYFVNYAQGLPLALKVLGSFLFGRTQSAWRSAWDQLQENPNEEILDVLQIGFDGLEYLQKKLFLDIACFFEGEKLDTKLMDVLESFGYYPGINLDVLMDKSLITISYGKLSMHDLLRKMGREIVRRECPEDRGRRTRLWCYEDILRVLKSKNVSD